A genomic window from Acidobacteriota bacterium includes:
- a CDS encoding Uma2 family endonuclease translates to MALDARFLRAEEFGIRLELVGGLPLWEPYPVYKHQKAIDRIRATIAPIPEVADSASSPCACIHISDVYVSFSDGSLKRPDIAIFCREPDEEDEAITLIPEAVIEVISKGYEAKDLDIGPKFYLANEVKDVVVLNPYSGEVILFTASQTQHFVSPVTLSLQCGYRCTV, encoded by the coding sequence ATGGCTCTCGATGCACGGTTTTTACGCGCCGAAGAATTTGGAATCCGGCTTGAACTGGTTGGCGGGTTGCCTCTGTGGGAACCGTATCCGGTGTATAAGCACCAGAAAGCAATTGACCGGATCCGGGCTACAATTGCGCCAATCCCTGAAGTTGCTGATTCTGCAAGCTCACCTTGTGCCTGTATTCATATTTCTGATGTGTATGTCAGTTTTTCGGACGGCTCTCTGAAGCGCCCAGACATTGCCATTTTTTGCCGTGAACCTGATGAAGAGGACGAAGCCATTACCTTGATTCCGGAAGCCGTCATTGAGGTTATCAGCAAAGGCTATGAAGCCAAAGACTTAGACATTGGGCCCAAATTTTACCTTGCCAACGAGGTGAAAGACGTTGTCGTTTTGAACCCCTATTCTGGCGAAGTCATCCTTTTTACCGCCTCACAGACACAACATTTTGTCTCGCCTGTCACCCTTTCCCTCCAGTGTGGTTACCGGTGTACGGTTTAA
- the ybaK gene encoding Cys-tRNA(Pro) deacylase, with protein sequence MAKIDYPVTPAIRLLREKKIAFDPHLYDYEERGGTKHSAEALGVDEHIVVKTLVLENDARKPLIVLMHGDCEVSTKQLARTLGVKSISPCDPATAQKHSGYLVGGTSPFGTKATMPVYVERTIFSLPKIYLNGGKRGFLVSIDPQDLKKVLPVTEVEVAISGK encoded by the coding sequence ATGGCCAAAATTGATTACCCCGTTACCCCAGCCATTCGGCTTCTGCGTGAGAAGAAAATTGCGTTTGACCCGCACCTCTATGACTATGAGGAGCGCGGCGGAACCAAACATTCGGCTGAAGCGCTTGGCGTGGACGAACACATCGTTGTCAAAACGCTGGTCCTTGAAAACGACGCTCGCAAGCCGTTGATTGTGTTGATGCACGGCGATTGTGAAGTTTCAACCAAACAACTGGCCCGTACACTCGGTGTGAAGAGCATTTCCCCCTGTGACCCGGCAACGGCGCAAAAGCATTCCGGCTATCTGGTCGGAGGCACCAGCCCGTTTGGCACCAAAGCCACCATGCCGGTTTATGTCGAACGAACCATTTTCTCGCTCCCAAAAATCTACCTCAACGGTGGCAAACGCGGCTTCCTGGTTTCGATTGATCCACAGGACCTGAAGAAAGTGCTTCCGGTCACCGAGGTCGAGGTGGCGATTTCTGGGAAGTAA
- a CDS encoding DUF3142 domain-containing protein produces the protein MKKPFLILLALVLVAAGASFLFSRKNIKNQKSFSVDCQKPRIQAIPRLMLWAWERPEDLRFLDPAQAGVAYLAATLTLSGDGVAVRPRLQPLKVPAGAYIMTVVRIEVDSEHAPTRSEAQRQQTVAEVLKAMKSPNVAALQIDFDARQSERDFYRALLTDLRANLPETMPLVMTALASWCLFDDWIHDLPVDDVVPMVFRMGKDTENVVKFLASNQSFRSKLCGCSVGVALDELRPEIPTNRRVYAFNLRSWTPQQFKFFSEKVRQ, from the coding sequence ATGAAAAAACCGTTCCTGATTCTGCTCGCTCTGGTGCTCGTTGCCGCCGGAGCGAGTTTTTTGTTTTCGCGTAAAAACATAAAAAACCAGAAAAGTTTTTCGGTTGATTGCCAAAAACCCCGAATCCAGGCAATTCCCCGTCTGATGCTCTGGGCCTGGGAACGCCCCGAAGACCTTCGGTTCCTTGACCCGGCCCAGGCAGGTGTGGCCTATCTGGCGGCAACCTTGACATTGTCGGGTGATGGGGTTGCGGTTCGTCCACGATTACAACCGCTCAAAGTGCCTGCGGGAGCCTATATCATGACCGTGGTGCGCATTGAGGTGGATTCAGAGCACGCTCCAACCCGAAGCGAAGCACAGCGCCAACAAACCGTGGCCGAAGTCCTCAAGGCCATGAAATCGCCAAATGTCGCCGCACTCCAGATTGATTTTGATGCCAGACAATCGGAACGTGACTTTTATCGTGCCCTGCTGACTGACCTGCGGGCCAACCTTCCAGAAACCATGCCGCTGGTGATGACGGCACTGGCATCGTGGTGTTTGTTTGATGACTGGATTCACGACCTGCCAGTGGATGACGTCGTCCCGATGGTTTTTCGAATGGGAAAAGACACGGAAAACGTCGTGAAGTTCCTTGCATCCAACCAGTCCTTTCGGTCAAAGTTGTGCGGATGCAGCGTTGGTGTCGCCCTCGACGAACTTCGTCCCGAAATTCCGACCAACCGGCGTGTGTACGCATTTAATCTTCGATCCTGGACGCCGCAACAATTCAAGTTTTTTTCAGAAAAGGTAAGGCAATGA